In Mastigocladopsis repens PCC 10914, a single window of DNA contains:
- the nfi gene encoding deoxyribonuclease V (cleaves DNA at apurinic or apyrimidinic sites): MKISQRHAWSLTVAEAIEIQEKLRDEVITEDKLKEPVQYVAGVDMGFEANGTISRAAVAVLSFPDLQLQETSIARRPTTFPYIPGFLSFREIPAVLDALEKLKTIPDLILCDGQGIAHPRRFGIACHLGLLIDLPTIGVAKSLLVGKHEDLPDTRGMWQPLIHQGETIGAVLRTRIGVKPVYVSSGHKVSLPTAIDYVLRCITKYRLPETTRIADKLASSKE, from the coding sequence ATGAAAATTTCTCAACGTCATGCTTGGTCTCTTACGGTGGCTGAAGCTATAGAAATTCAAGAAAAGCTAAGAGATGAGGTCATTACTGAAGATAAACTCAAAGAACCCGTGCAGTATGTAGCAGGGGTAGATATGGGTTTTGAAGCAAATGGTACGATTAGCCGTGCAGCCGTAGCGGTGCTGAGTTTTCCTGATTTGCAACTCCAAGAGACAAGCATCGCACGCCGTCCTACAACATTTCCCTACATCCCTGGGTTCCTCTCGTTTCGGGAAATACCCGCTGTATTAGACGCACTGGAAAAGCTCAAAACTATACCAGATCTTATCTTATGTGATGGACAAGGAATTGCTCATCCTAGAAGATTTGGAATAGCTTGTCATTTAGGGTTACTTATTGATCTACCTACAATTGGTGTCGCAAAATCGTTATTGGTTGGTAAGCATGAAGACTTGCCAGACACACGAGGCATGTGGCAACCATTAATACATCAAGGAGAAACAATAGGTGCAGTTTTACGGACGCGCATAGGAGTAAAGCCTGTCTATGTCTCTAGCGGTCATAAAGTCAGTTTACCTACAGCAATTGACTATGTATTACGTTGCATAACAAAATATCGTTTGCCAGAAACGACACGCATTGCCGATAAACTAGCATCTTCTAAAGAATAG
- a CDS encoding GDSL-type esterase/lipase family protein, with amino-acid sequence MQTFEARSSMHLSVVPKHSQPLKIVALGDSLVYGFGDPEGGGWVERLRRCWMLPDSTGHVLYNLGVRGDRIQQVAQRLEVEFRNRGELRNQVPDLIILSVGVNDSARLGRPNGRNYTDFTVFESQLASLLDQAQQLCPVLFVGVVPVDEAKMPFLDCLYYNHADQYRYKEATRVACTARKIPYLDIFQQWMDRGEAWRLKRVSNDGLHPNTLGYQTLLEDVMDWEAFASYNFSSSYQLT; translated from the coding sequence ATGCAGACATTTGAAGCACGTTCCTCAATGCATCTGTCAGTTGTACCAAAACATTCCCAGCCTCTCAAGATTGTAGCGCTTGGAGATAGTTTAGTATACGGTTTTGGCGATCCAGAAGGAGGTGGCTGGGTCGAGAGACTGCGACGGTGTTGGATGTTACCCGACAGCACGGGTCATGTTCTTTATAATTTGGGGGTGCGGGGCGATCGCATCCAGCAAGTGGCGCAAAGGCTAGAAGTGGAATTTCGCAATCGGGGTGAGCTGCGAAATCAGGTTCCCGACTTGATTATTCTGTCAGTAGGAGTTAATGATTCAGCGCGCTTAGGTCGTCCTAATGGACGAAACTATACAGATTTTACCGTTTTTGAATCGCAACTCGCATCTTTACTTGACCAGGCGCAGCAGTTGTGTCCGGTTTTATTTGTGGGTGTCGTACCAGTTGATGAAGCCAAGATGCCATTTCTGGATTGCTTGTACTACAATCATGCTGACCAGTACCGCTACAAAGAAGCTACGAGAGTCGCTTGTACCGCCAGAAAAATTCCCTATCTCGACATTTTCCAGCAATGGATGGATCGCGGTGAAGCTTGGAGACTCAAACGCGTAAGCAACGATGGTCTTCACCCCAATACGCTAGGGTATCAAACTTTGTTGGAGGATGTGATGGATTGGGAAGCGTTTGCTTCCTACAATTTCTCTTCCTCCTACCAACTCACTTAA
- a CDS encoding cation:proton antiporter, translating to MSNFELVVKLLLQLTVILATCRVVTMIGRRYLGQTDVVCEMIAGVMLGPSLFGAIAPEMQQWLFPKVPLILETGAKIPNPSMSILFAISQIGLVIYMFLIGLEFNTELLKHHAKSAGLLSGAGIITPFVLGAIASFLLYNNGDFFQPGVALWAAALFLGASMTITAFPMLARILYERGLAKTRLGTLALGAASVDDGVAWCLLAIVLASLKNSALIAAIAIGGGIGYTLLMIFVGRPIFTIFTLWTKRDGGVTRQTLTVLLIVLMFVSWFTDLTGIYAIFGAFIAGAVMPRGEFAQQVRHRTEFLTTSFLLPIFFVFSGLNTQIGLVNTLFLWAVTVIILIIAIVGKGVSCMLAARFGSETWRNSAAIGSLMNARGLMELIILNVGLEQGIITPTLFTIMVIMAIITTLMASPLVAFFLDEKSDKKSQAY from the coding sequence ATGTCTAATTTTGAGTTAGTCGTAAAGCTTTTGCTGCAACTAACGGTGATTTTAGCCACTTGTCGTGTAGTCACGATGATAGGGCGGCGATACCTTGGGCAAACGGATGTGGTTTGCGAAATGATAGCAGGAGTGATGTTAGGACCATCACTGTTTGGGGCGATCGCACCAGAGATGCAACAATGGCTGTTTCCTAAAGTTCCACTCATATTGGAAACAGGAGCGAAGATTCCCAACCCATCAATGTCGATTCTGTTTGCTATTAGCCAGATTGGGTTGGTGATTTATATGTTTTTAATAGGGCTGGAGTTCAATACCGAACTATTAAAACACCACGCAAAAAGTGCAGGATTGCTCTCTGGAGCAGGCATAATTACTCCATTTGTGTTAGGCGCGATCGCGTCTTTTTTGTTGTACAACAACGGCGATTTTTTTCAACCAGGGGTTGCACTTTGGGCAGCCGCCTTATTTCTGGGCGCGTCCATGACAATTACGGCTTTTCCCATGTTAGCACGCATCCTATACGAACGGGGTTTGGCTAAAACCCGTCTTGGAACCTTGGCGCTGGGGGCAGCATCAGTTGATGATGGGGTTGCCTGGTGTTTGCTTGCGATCGTGTTAGCCAGTCTGAAAAATTCAGCACTTATTGCAGCCATAGCCATTGGTGGTGGCATTGGCTACACACTGTTGATGATTTTTGTTGGGCGACCAATATTTACCATTTTTACTCTTTGGACTAAGCGGGATGGAGGAGTCACGAGACAAACCCTGACTGTACTGTTGATAGTTTTAATGTTTGTCTCATGGTTTACTGATTTAACAGGTATCTATGCAATATTCGGTGCGTTTATTGCTGGCGCAGTGATGCCACGCGGAGAGTTTGCCCAACAAGTTCGCCACCGAACTGAATTTCTGACAACTTCGTTTTTGCTACCAATATTCTTCGTTTTCTCTGGACTCAACACTCAAATTGGGCTGGTAAACACACTCTTTCTATGGGCTGTAACGGTAATTATTCTAATAATTGCGATTGTTGGTAAAGGAGTATCGTGTATGCTGGCTGCGCGGTTTGGAAGTGAAACTTGGCGTAATTCAGCAGCGATTGGCTCACTAATGAATGCTCGTGGTTTGATGGAATTAATTATCCTTAATGTTGGTTTGGAGCAAGGTATAATTACCCCAACTTTATTCACAATCATGGTAATTATGGCAATTATCACTACACTTATGGCATCACCGCTGGTTGCCTTTTTCTTAGATGAGAAAAGTGATAAAAAATCCCAAGCTTACTAA
- a CDS encoding cation:proton antiporter: protein MHTVVLVLVEVLIVIGLSRLVGLGFRWINQPLVIGEIVAGIMLGPSLFGLVAPELSATLFPSETIPFLNVLSQVGLIFFMFLIGLELNPKYLSGNLEIAVLTSHVSILVPFSLGTLLALLLYPVVSNASVSFTAFALFLGAAMSITAFPVLARILTENNLQGTRLGTLALTCAAVDDVTAWCLLAVAIAVARTSSITGAIPTIIASLVYIALMVTVGRTFLQRLATHYRRAGRLSQFVLALIYVGVVASALITELIGIHLIFGAFLLGAVMPKDAGLVRELAIKTEDFVLIFLLPVFFAYSGLRTQIGLLNRPQLWLLCLAVVAVAIIGKYVGTYVAARFSGLSNREASALGWLMNTRGLTELIVLNIGLSLGVISPLLFTMLVIMALVTTFMTSPLLEWTYPKKLIKLDVVEQEPEETDVGASTREDSHTRPYRILVPVANPNTQKGLVQLAVAIAVNNQQAAVIYPLSLIELEEDYAFESTPQEADRLIAERRQQLEDLISRLEPSEAHSYVHPIVRISKNVARETSQIALLEPTNLILVGWHRPAFSQNRLGGRVGQILTTAPVDVAVFIERQEERLESLLVPYSANIHDDLALILALRLLVNLETCRLLILQVVTDNQVKHELSYELGSIMEQLPQNVRDRIDIKIVEAAEPIQAVVEASEAVDLTIVGTSRLWGIERHTLGRYTDELAIKCRSSLLITRRYSQFTSHLASVLSNDQLEVKS, encoded by the coding sequence ATGCACACAGTTGTTCTCGTTCTCGTTGAGGTGTTGATTGTTATTGGACTGTCACGGCTAGTAGGACTTGGCTTCCGGTGGATTAACCAACCACTAGTCATTGGAGAGATTGTTGCTGGGATTATGCTCGGACCATCTCTTTTTGGTTTGGTTGCTCCAGAGTTATCAGCTACCTTGTTTCCATCTGAAACAATTCCCTTCCTTAATGTGCTGTCTCAGGTAGGGCTAATATTCTTCATGTTTTTGATTGGGCTAGAGTTAAACCCCAAATACCTAAGCGGCAATTTAGAAATAGCAGTATTAACATCCCATGTCAGTATTTTAGTACCGTTTTCTCTAGGAACGCTGCTAGCATTACTGCTGTATCCTGTCGTTTCCAATGCGAGCGTATCGTTTACCGCCTTTGCTCTATTTTTAGGAGCAGCGATGTCGATTACCGCTTTTCCAGTACTGGCACGAATTCTTACTGAGAATAATTTGCAAGGGACTCGTTTAGGAACTTTGGCGCTCACTTGTGCAGCAGTTGATGATGTGACTGCTTGGTGCTTGTTGGCGGTGGCGATCGCAGTGGCACGTACAAGTAGTATTACTGGTGCTATTCCTACGATTATTGCCAGCTTAGTCTACATAGCCTTGATGGTGACGGTGGGGCGAACTTTCTTGCAACGCCTTGCTACGCACTACCGCCGCGCCGGACGCCTCAGCCAATTTGTTCTGGCTTTGATTTACGTTGGAGTGGTTGCTTCTGCCCTAATTACCGAACTGATTGGCATTCACCTGATATTTGGAGCGTTTTTACTAGGGGCTGTTATGCCCAAGGATGCAGGTTTAGTACGGGAATTAGCAATCAAAACGGAAGATTTTGTGCTGATATTTCTGCTACCAGTGTTTTTTGCTTACAGTGGTTTGCGGACGCAAATTGGTTTGCTGAATAGACCGCAATTGTGGTTACTCTGCCTAGCTGTGGTAGCAGTGGCAATCATAGGTAAATACGTTGGTACTTATGTAGCAGCTCGCTTTAGCGGCTTAAGTAACCGAGAAGCCTCAGCACTAGGTTGGTTAATGAATACTCGTGGCTTAACTGAGCTTATAGTGCTAAACATAGGTCTGAGTCTCGGTGTCATTTCGCCCCTGCTGTTTACCATGCTGGTAATTATGGCATTGGTAACAACATTTATGACCTCGCCACTCCTAGAGTGGACATATCCGAAAAAACTCATCAAGTTAGATGTGGTTGAGCAAGAACCAGAAGAAACAGATGTAGGCGCTTCTACTCGTGAAGACTCTCACACTCGTCCTTACCGAATTTTGGTTCCAGTCGCAAATCCCAATACCCAAAAAGGTTTAGTACAGTTAGCTGTAGCAATTGCTGTCAACAATCAACAAGCCGCCGTTATTTATCCTCTCAGTTTGATTGAACTCGAAGAAGACTATGCCTTTGAAAGTACCCCACAAGAAGCAGACAGACTCATTGCAGAACGTCGCCAACAGTTAGAAGACTTGATTTCACGTCTAGAACCATCAGAAGCACACTCCTATGTGCATCCTATTGTTCGCATATCGAAAAATGTTGCACGGGAAACATCACAGATTGCCTTACTCGAACCAACTAATTTAATTTTAGTGGGATGGCATCGCCCAGCTTTTAGTCAAAATCGTTTGGGTGGACGAGTTGGTCAAATTCTTACCACTGCACCAGTTGATGTGGCGGTGTTCATAGAACGCCAAGAAGAGCGTTTAGAAAGCTTGTTGGTTCCTTACTCAGCAAACATTCATGATGACTTAGCACTCATACTTGCTCTGAGACTGCTAGTAAATCTCGAGACTTGTCGGTTACTGATTTTACAGGTTGTGACAGATAATCAGGTCAAACATGAACTCAGTTACGAGCTTGGCTCCATAATGGAGCAATTGCCTCAAAATGTACGCGATCGCATTGACATTAAAATAGTTGAAGCCGCAGAGCCAATTCAAGCGGTAGTCGAAGCCTCAGAAGCCGTTGACCTTACCATTGTCGGTACTAGCCGCCTTTGGGGTATCGAACGTCACACTCTAGGACGATACACAGACGAACTAGCCATTAAGTGTCGATCCTCGCTGCTCATTACTCGTCGCTACAGTCAATTTACCTCTCACCTTGCCTCTGTACTTTCTAATGACCAATTAGAAGTGAAAAGTTAG
- a CDS encoding AMIN domain-containing protein, translated as MPNLVPSDTFGRSGKQKKQLSWTIVDEFCGAVRSMDKQLRNRQFFQFCKHLFRVSLFGLYAVMLYGKPLTVYALETDNSSNNSGVAPVAILEDWRFYPQELQLEISLSAALQPRSFYLAQPSRIVVDLPSTKLGNIPTLQNFSGAVQSIRVSQFNADVTRIVMDLAPGTFIDPTSVQLQPVSRENPNRWVLRPLVDSDRTSLPQRNLPSLPSNFSPTTITPPLPANTPSGSYNPPQYPANLPSGSYNPPQYPANLPSGSYNPPQYPGNLPSATYNPPQPPANLPSGSYNPPQYPGNLPSATYNPPQYPANLPSGSYNPPQYPPNLPSGSYNPPQPSGNLPSATYNSPQVPNFSVPPPLTTLPPTTSNFPQTPSVQVPPFTPNNPSQQPGSILPSPAFPYQPGHLNNSIPSVSTPNSPVPSAPSYQPSSPNSRVIEFGQPFPNPSR; from the coding sequence GTGCCTAACCTAGTACCATCCGACACCTTTGGTAGAAGCGGCAAGCAAAAAAAACAGTTGTCATGGACAATTGTGGATGAATTTTGTGGAGCAGTGAGGAGTATGGACAAGCAATTAAGGAATAGGCAATTTTTCCAGTTTTGCAAGCATCTGTTTCGGGTTAGCTTGTTTGGCTTGTATGCAGTGATGCTTTACGGCAAGCCGCTAACCGTCTACGCCCTTGAGACTGACAATAGTAGCAATAATAGTGGTGTAGCGCCAGTAGCAATCTTGGAAGATTGGCGCTTTTACCCACAGGAGTTACAACTGGAAATTTCCCTCTCAGCAGCCTTACAACCCCGATCCTTTTACCTTGCACAGCCCTCGCGCATTGTTGTAGATTTGCCAAGTACCAAATTAGGCAACATTCCCACCCTACAAAATTTCTCCGGAGCAGTCCAAAGCATTCGCGTTTCCCAATTCAACGCAGATGTAACTCGTATTGTCATGGATTTAGCACCAGGAACTTTCATAGATCCAACAAGCGTGCAACTGCAACCCGTTTCTAGAGAGAATCCCAACCGTTGGGTATTACGTCCTTTAGTGGATAGTGACCGTACCTCTCTACCACAAAGGAACTTGCCTTCTCTACCCAGCAATTTTTCACCTACAACTATTACTCCACCGCTACCAGCTAACACACCATCTGGAAGCTACAATCCGCCACAATATCCAGCTAATCTACCATCTGGAAGCTACAATCCGCCACAATATCCAGCAAACTTACCATCTGGAAGCTACAATCCGCCACAGTATCCAGGTAATCTACCCTCAGCTACCTACAATCCGCCACAACCTCCAGCAAACTTACCATCTGGAAGCTACAATCCGCCACAGTATCCAGGTAATCTACCCTCAGCTACCTACAATCCGCCACAATATCCAGCTAATCTACCATCTGGAAGCTACAATCCGCCACAATATCCACCAAACCTACCATCTGGAAGCTACAATCCGCCACAACCCTCAGGTAATCTACCGTCAGCTACCTACAATTCGCCACAAGTACCCAATTTCAGCGTACCGCCACCATTAACAACCTTACCCCCAACTACCAGTAACTTTCCACAAACACCTTCTGTCCAAGTACCGCCTTTTACTCCTAATAATCCTTCTCAACAACCTGGTTCTATTCTTCCCTCACCAGCTTTCCCATATCAGCCCGGTCATCTCAACAACAGTATTCCTTCTGTGAGTACGCCAAATTCTCCAGTCCCAAGCGCGCCCAGCTATCAACCCAGTTCTCCCAATTCTAGAGTGATTGAGTTTGGTCAACCCTTTCCCAACCCCTCAAGGTAA
- a CDS encoding DUF3172 domain-containing protein: MRRKSTGRTATIPKPSVFQSPFFNFTTIAILGGVFVLGIGIGIAFSSTATFTPNNVATREFIDTKAPNADICVQYGASAMVMDTRLFVTLNPFKVYVGQPSMRPGCVLRSSNWAILEQRKLVTSDQVRDCKNRLNHFAYAGDLNSDKPDISCTYENDDAKNFFINQPGATAPALETERF; the protein is encoded by the coding sequence ATGAGACGAAAATCCACTGGTAGAACAGCTACTATTCCTAAACCCTCTGTCTTCCAATCCCCTTTCTTTAATTTCACCACCATAGCAATTTTGGGAGGGGTGTTTGTTTTAGGCATTGGGATTGGTATTGCTTTTAGCTCCACAGCTACGTTTACTCCAAACAACGTGGCTACCCGAGAGTTTATCGACACCAAAGCACCAAATGCTGATATTTGCGTGCAGTATGGAGCCAGCGCTATGGTGATGGACACAAGATTGTTTGTGACTCTCAACCCCTTTAAAGTCTACGTCGGTCAGCCTAGTATGCGTCCTGGATGCGTTCTGCGTTCAAGTAACTGGGCAATTTTAGAGCAACGAAAGCTTGTCACCTCAGACCAGGTGAGAGATTGTAAAAATCGCCTGAACCACTTTGCCTATGCGGGTGACTTGAACAGTGATAAACCCGACATTAGTTGCACCTACGAGAACGATGATGCGAAAAATTTCTTCATCAATCAGCCAGGAGCTACTGCTCCAGCACTGGAAACAGAGAGATTCTAA
- a CDS encoding ABC transporter permease, producing the protein MSHQQAWGKSFKISQFQTLIEDSLTIFWGDWLELRVRIVQITSSGLISPLIYILAFGFGLGNSIKPGTGMSGNYDNYLEFILPGMVALSSMTVSFVGTTFSICGDRLFTKNFEELLLVPVHPLALHIGKMLAGVMRGLMTSLGVILVALLFTRNWNFLNPLFVMILVLSCAVFAGLGVIVGLTVKSLEAVGLYNNFVIIPMSFLGGTFFDPSTLPAALKVVVYLIPLTYASIGLRAAAYMPLSQFPWYSVPILLVMAIALSLWGAYQFSHQQD; encoded by the coding sequence GTGTCACATCAACAAGCCTGGGGCAAGAGTTTCAAAATCTCACAATTTCAAACCCTCATAGAGGACAGTCTGACAATTTTTTGGGGGGATTGGCTAGAGTTACGTGTAAGAATTGTACAAATTACTTCATCGGGATTAATATCTCCGCTAATATACATTTTGGCTTTTGGCTTTGGTTTGGGTAATTCAATCAAACCAGGGACAGGAATGAGTGGTAATTATGATAACTATCTAGAATTCATTTTGCCTGGGATGGTTGCGCTGTCGTCAATGACGGTTAGCTTTGTTGGAACAACGTTTTCCATTTGTGGAGACAGACTCTTTACCAAAAACTTTGAGGAATTGTTGCTTGTTCCTGTACATCCCTTGGCGTTGCATATAGGTAAAATGCTGGCAGGAGTAATGCGGGGGTTAATGACTTCGCTGGGTGTAATTTTGGTGGCGCTGCTGTTCACAAGGAACTGGAATTTTCTCAACCCGTTGTTTGTGATGATACTGGTGCTGAGTTGTGCTGTTTTTGCCGGTTTGGGAGTCATTGTGGGGTTGACGGTAAAATCCCTCGAAGCAGTCGGACTTTACAACAACTTTGTTATTATCCCCATGTCTTTCTTAGGCGGGACATTTTTTGACCCCAGTACATTGCCAGCCGCGCTAAAAGTCGTGGTTTACTTGATACCCCTCACCTACGCTAGCATCGGACTGCGTGCAGCTGCTTATATGCCATTGTCTCAGTTTCCTTGGTATAGCGTGCCGATTTTGCTAGTGATGGCGATCGCTCTTTCCTTATGGGGTGCATATCAATTTTCTCACCAGCAAGACTGA
- the ndhN gene encoding NAD(P)H-quinone oxidoreductase subunit N has translation MALITTGNGLIRDLEKFGSLGVYVPLEGGFEGRYRRRLRAAGYVTLHMTAKGLGDVPAYLTGVHGVRPPHLGKKSTGSGAAVGYVYYLPPIVSYQLEQLPPKSKGLVLWIIEGHILSDQEVEFLTTLPSLEPRVKVVIERGGDRSFRWMPLQKTLLAS, from the coding sequence ATGGCACTAATTACCACTGGTAATGGTTTAATTCGCGATCTGGAAAAATTCGGATCTCTTGGTGTTTACGTACCTCTGGAAGGGGGTTTTGAAGGTCGGTACAGACGCCGCCTGCGTGCGGCTGGTTATGTCACCCTCCATATGACCGCAAAAGGATTGGGAGATGTCCCTGCCTATCTCACAGGAGTCCATGGTGTTAGACCTCCTCACCTTGGCAAAAAAAGCACTGGCAGTGGTGCGGCAGTAGGTTATGTGTACTATCTACCGCCCATTGTTAGCTATCAGCTCGAACAGCTACCACCCAAGTCAAAGGGACTGGTGTTGTGGATAATTGAAGGACACATTCTTTCCGATCAGGAAGTTGAGTTTTTGACAACCTTGCCTAGCTTGGAACCCCGAGTGAAGGTGGTCATTGAGAGGGGTGGCGATCGCTCCTTCCGTTGGATGCCTTTACAAAAGACTCTTCTAGCTAGTTAG
- a CDS encoding RNA-guided endonuclease InsQ/TnpB family protein: protein MLTLTYEYKLKPTKQQIEDIENILTVCRKVWNYALRERKDWVNSRKCKVNACSLEYEYIIKADEPFPNYHVQAKRLTEAKKNNPELKSVNAQVLQQVLRTLDRAWEEMKSRNFGFPRFKKHFKMKSFVFPQLKGEIVKACRVKLPQLGWIKFHQSRAIPEGFVVCRARVVRRASGYFVMLSLQLDVNVPDISFHGHPIGIDIGLESFLATSEGMLIARPKFFNSLQRKLQLLQRRLRNKKLGSNNRQKLNAKIARLHQKISDTRKDFHLKTAHKICDQGDSIFVEDIDFITWAKGMFCKHTLDAGFGQFFTILSYVTWKRGKYFGKVNKDGTSQTCPNCDAYTGKKTLDVRIHSCPECGYTTNRDVAASQVIRNRGVNAVGQTVLEKVC, encoded by the coding sequence ATGCTTACACTTACTTACGAATATAAACTCAAGCCAACAAAACAGCAGATTGAAGATATCGAAAACATTTTAACTGTGTGTCGTAAAGTGTGGAATTATGCTTTACGCGAAAGAAAGGATTGGGTTAATTCTAGGAAGTGTAAAGTAAATGCTTGTTCTCTTGAATATGAATACATCATTAAAGCTGATGAACCTTTTCCTAATTATCATGTTCAAGCTAAGAGATTGACTGAAGCCAAGAAAAACAATCCTGAGTTGAAAAGTGTAAATGCTCAAGTCTTACAACAAGTTTTAAGAACTTTAGATAGAGCATGGGAGGAGATGAAATCTAGGAATTTTGGATTTCCCAGATTCAAAAAACACTTCAAAATGAAAAGCTTTGTATTTCCTCAATTAAAAGGAGAAATTGTCAAAGCGTGTAGAGTTAAACTACCTCAACTTGGATGGATAAAGTTTCATCAATCTAGAGCAATTCCAGAAGGCTTTGTTGTATGCCGCGCTAGGGTAGTGAGAAGAGCATCAGGATATTTCGTTATGCTGTCATTGCAGTTAGATGTTAATGTTCCAGATATTTCTTTTCACGGACACCCAATCGGGATTGATATTGGTCTTGAAAGTTTTTTGGCTACTTCTGAGGGGATGCTAATTGCTAGACCGAAGTTTTTTAATTCTCTACAACGTAAGCTGCAATTGCTACAAAGAAGATTGAGAAATAAAAAATTAGGTTCTAATAATCGCCAGAAGTTGAATGCGAAGATAGCTAGATTACATCAAAAGATTTCTGATACAAGGAAAGACTTTCACTTGAAAACAGCACATAAGATTTGTGACCAAGGTGACTCGATATTTGTTGAAGATATTGATTTTATAACTTGGGCTAAAGGTATGTTTTGTAAACATACTCTTGATGCTGGTTTCGGGCAATTCTTTACAATATTGAGTTACGTAACATGGAAAAGGGGCAAGTATTTTGGCAAGGTTAATAAAGATGGAACTAGTCAAACTTGTCCTAATTGTGATGCATATACAGGTAAGAAAACGCTAGATGTAAGAATACATTCTTGCCCGGAATGTGGGTACACAACAAATCGAGATGTTGCTGCTTCGCAGGTAATTAGAAATCGTGGTGTAAATGCCGTTGGGCAGACGGTATTAGAAAAAGTTTGCTGA
- a CDS encoding DUF5367 family protein — MTLYWFEQVFSNKPVSASRPFGPWLLWGYGIWLLTTLIPRTDGG, encoded by the coding sequence CTGACGCTATATTGGTTTGAGCAGGTGTTTTCCAATAAGCCTGTATCCGCCAGCCGTCCCTTTGGCCCTTGGCTGTTGTGGGGATATGGCATCTGGCTGCTGACGACTTTAATCCCTCGGACAGACGGTGGCTAA
- the rplC gene encoding 50S ribosomal protein L3 has translation MSVGILGTKLGMTQIFDEAGVAISVTVIQAGPCTVTQVKTKQTDGYSAIQVGYGEVKPKALNKPLLGHLAKSSAPAVRHLNEYRIDNSSDYALGQQIKADIFNAGQTVDVIGTSIGRGFAGNQKRNNFGRGPMSHGSKNHREPGSIGAGTTPGRVYPGKRMAGRLGGSRVTISKLTVVRVDPERNLILIKGSVPGKPGALVNIVPAKQVG, from the coding sequence GTGTCTGTAGGTATTCTCGGCACCAAACTGGGCATGACCCAAATATTTGACGAAGCAGGAGTAGCTATTTCTGTTACCGTCATTCAAGCAGGACCATGCACCGTTACCCAAGTCAAAACAAAACAGACCGACGGTTACTCCGCCATCCAAGTAGGCTATGGCGAAGTCAAGCCAAAGGCGCTGAATAAACCACTGTTGGGACACCTTGCCAAATCATCTGCCCCAGCAGTGCGTCATTTAAATGAGTATCGCATAGATAACTCTAGTGACTATGCTTTAGGTCAACAGATTAAAGCAGATATTTTTAATGCGGGTCAAACTGTAGACGTAATCGGTACAAGTATTGGTCGCGGTTTTGCTGGTAACCAAAAACGCAACAACTTTGGTCGAGGACCGATGTCCCACGGTTCCAAAAACCACAGAGAGCCAGGTTCAATTGGTGCTGGTACAACTCCCGGTCGTGTTTATCCAGGTAAGCGGATGGCAGGACGTTTGGGTGGTAGCCGAGTCACAATTAGCAAACTCACTGTGGTACGAGTAGACCCAGAACGCAACTTAATACTTATCAAGGGAAGTGTTCCTGGTAAACCAGGTGCCTTAGTAAATATTGTCCCTGCAAAACAAGTTGGTTAG
- the rplD gene encoding 50S ribosomal protein L4: MFECIVKNWQGEQVGQKTFDWKVAKEETASHVVHRALVRQMANARQGTASTKTRSEVRGGGRKPWRQKGTGRARAGSIRSPLWRGGGVTFGPKPRDYEIKMNRKERRLALRTAFASRIDDLIVVEDFGDQLQRPKTKELVEVITRWGSKPENQTLLILSERTENVYLSARNVEKLKLIGADQLNVYDLLHADKIIVTASALEKIQEVYK; the protein is encoded by the coding sequence ATGTTTGAGTGTATAGTCAAAAATTGGCAAGGAGAACAAGTCGGACAAAAAACGTTCGACTGGAAAGTTGCCAAAGAGGAAACGGCATCTCATGTCGTACATCGAGCCTTGGTAAGACAGATGGCGAATGCTCGCCAAGGAACTGCTAGTACCAAAACCCGCTCTGAAGTCAGAGGTGGCGGTCGCAAACCTTGGCGGCAAAAAGGGACTGGTCGTGCGCGTGCTGGCTCTATTCGTTCACCGTTGTGGCGTGGTGGTGGTGTGACCTTTGGACCAAAACCGCGAGATTATGAGATCAAGATGAACCGCAAAGAGCGGCGTTTAGCTTTGCGGACAGCTTTTGCGAGTCGCATTGACGATTTAATCGTGGTAGAAGATTTTGGCGACCAGCTACAGCGTCCTAAGACTAAAGAGTTAGTGGAAGTGATCACCCGTTGGGGGTCAAAGCCAGAAAATCAAACATTATTAATCTTGTCCGAGCGTACGGAGAATGTATATTTATCCGCCCGCAACGTAGAAAAGTTAAAGCTGATTGGCGCTGACCAGTTAAATGTTTATGATTTGCTGCACGCCGACAAGATTATTGTTACGGCATCAGCCCTGGAAAAAATTCAGGAGGTCTATAAGTGA